A region of the Microcystis aeruginosa FD4 genome:
CGATGTTTACAGTCGCTTCGCTTCCCCATCCGGGGTAAGGCTGATTATAACTAATGCTTACCGGTAAAATCTTTATATCTGCATCGGGTTTCATCGTCTTAACTTCCAACGCAATCCGCGCTACCCCCGGTTTAAGAGGATGAACCACTCGATCGCGAGAGATACCCCCTTCCGGAAAAATCGCCACCATTTCCCCCGCAGCCAAAAGTTCGACACTATGGACCAGACTACCCATACCGGGGTGATCGGTGTTGACGGGAAAACCCCCCAAACGTCGGATAAACCAACCTTGCACCCCTTTCATCTCGTTAGCGGAAACCATAAAGCGCAAATCCCGTCCACTAACTAAACGTCCCACCGCGTAGGGTAAAATCAAGGCATCCCAACGGGAACGATGGGTAGGTGCAAGGATGACACCCCCCGTTAGGGGAATATTTTCCTGTCCTGTGACGGTTATTTTCCTGAAAAAAGCCGGTAAAACTAGATAATTTCCCAGAAAATAACAAAAGCGAATTAAACAGGGATTAATTCGGGAATTGACAGCAGGACTTTTTCTAATGGTGAGGGACTCGTCAACGATAGTGCTTTGAGACATCCGAAGTGTTAGGGAAGATCGAGACTTTCTGACCATTTCTACTTTAGAGTAGTTGTCTGGGGGTCGCTATCTTGTCCTGACCAGTTCGGCAATTGTCTTGGGGGATTAATGGTTAGGATTGCGGTTCTACTCCCGATCCTACCGGTGCGATCGAGTTTAATTGCAAAGAGGGATGATCTTCTTTAACTTGCTGTAAATTCCACTCATTTTTGAATAATAAGACAGGACGACCCCAGTAATCTTTGACAGTTAGAGTATTAAAGAGTTTACCGGCTTTTTCTAAAGCGGCCCAACCCCCGGCGACCCAACGGGCTAAACTATAGGCTAGGGGTTCGAGGGTAGTTTCGACTCCGTACTCGCTTAAAAGACGGAATTGCACCACTTCAAACTGTAATTGACCGACAGCGGCTAAAATTGGGTCGCGTTTAAATTCATCGATCGAGGATAATATCTGTACGGCCCCTTCTTCCTGTAATTCCGAGACTCCTTTTTGAAACTGTTTGAACTTGGAAGGGTTAGGATTTCTGAGATAGGCGAATAATTCCGGAGAAAAACAGGGAATACCTTCGTATTCGAGCTTTTTACCCATATAAATCGTATCACCGATCGCAAAGACCCCGGGGTTATTCAATCCGATCACATCTCCGGGATAAGCTTCTTCTATAACTGCGCGATCTTGGGCAAAAAGTTTCTGAGGACGGGATAAACGGATAGTTTTACCAGTTCTAGCGTGATTTACTACCATATCCTTCTCAAATTTCCCCGTACATACCCGCACAAAGGCCACCCGGTCCCGATGTTTGGGGTCCATGTTTGCTTGCAGTTTGAAGACAAAACCGGTGAAATCGGGATAGGTGGGATCAAGGACACCGAGGGAGGAATTGCGTCCTCTGGGTGGTAATCCATAGTCGAGGAAGGATTCTAGGAATAATTTCACCCCAAAATTGGTCATGGCGCTACCAAAAAAGATCGGGGTCATTTCTCCTGCGTGGACTGCTGGCAAATCCAAGTCCGCACCCAATTCCGAGAGTAGTTCTATATCCTCTTTTAACTGGTAATACAGGTCTTTTTCGAGATAATCCTCAATTTTGGGGTCGCCAAGCTCGATCACGGTTTCCTGCGCCTCCTGAGAGCCGTGGGAGCGACGTTCAAACAGGTGTATGGTCTGGGTGGCCCGCTCAAAAACTCCCCGAAAGCGATCGCCAATTCCGATCGGCCAATTGACGGGATAGGTTTGTAATCCTAATTCTCGCTCGATTTCGTCCAATAAATCCAGAGGTTCGCGGCCGGGGCGATCCATTTTGTTAACAAAGGTAAAGATGGGTAACTGACGCAGTTTGCACACTTCAAACAGTTTTCTCGTTTGCGGTTCCAAACCTTTGGCTGCGTCAATTAACATCACCGCATTATCGGCAGCGGCTAGGGTACGATAGGTATCTTCGCTAAAATCTTGGTGGCCGGGAGTATCGAGGAGATTAATCTGAAAATCACGATAATCGAACTGTAAAACCGTGGAAGTAATCGAAATTCCCCGTTGTTTTTCCATTTCCATCCAGTCGGAGGTGGCTTTGCGTTGGTCGCGTCTTGCTTTGACTGCACCCGCTTGATGGATTGCACCCCCGTATAGTAACAGTTTTTCGGTCAGGGTGGTCTTTCCCGCGTCAGGATGGGAGATAATGGCAAAATTTCGCCGTTTTTCCAAGACAGATTCGCTGGTTTCTAGTTCTTTTTCAATTTCGGTCGTCATTCTAATTTCGATCGCTTTCCTATCTTTCTATTCTAGTTTAGCTGGGGAGTTAGATATCTTTATGGCTCTGATTCTAGGTTAAACTCAATACGGCTCTGTAAAACCATTTCTGTAATTACCGCTCCTCCTTTACCTTGAGCTAAAACCCGATCAAAACGGTTGATTAGTTCTGGAATATTGATCACTTCCTCCACAGATTCTAGATATCTTTCGACAATTGCCCTGATCTTGTATCTTATCTTAGCTTGCTCCGCAACTTTTTCTAAAATCTCCTCGCAAGTCTGCTCGGTTTTAACCACAAAAGTAATGGGATATTTTTGCACTTTATCAATATCTAAAAAATATTTATCAGCATCGATTGTTTCCGTAACTTGAAAAAATCGACCTAGGGGTTTCATGACAAAATCTATCCCCCCGTCATTGGCATTTGTTCGACCAGTTTTATAGAAAAGTAAGTATTCAGAGTTTAACCGATCGGGCGACCATCCCCAATATATTTTCTGTTCCCCATAATACTCTTTAAGAATTGCATAACTGACAATCTCAAAAACTCTAGCATCAATGTTGGGTCTCAGTAAACTCCGAATAAATTCAATGGCTCTCTGGGGGTCTTGCTGTTGAATATCAATCATCTGTTGACAATAGCTGATAAATTGATTAAATGCTTTTTGTCTTGTTTGCACATAGGCATCAATTATATCTATAATAATCGGCGCAATATTAACTT
Encoded here:
- a CDS encoding lysophospholipid acyltransferase family protein; amino-acid sequence: MSQSTIVDESLTIRKSPAVNSRINPCLIRFCYFLGNYLVLPAFFRKITVTGQENIPLTGGVILAPTHRSRWDALILPYAVGRLVSGRDLRFMVSANEMKGVQGWFIRRLGGFPVNTDHPGMGSLVHSVELLAAGEMVAIFPEGGISRDRVVHPLKPGVARIALEVKTMKPDADIKILPVSISYNQPYPGWGSEATVNIGQGINVLDYQPNSLKRETVRLTKTLSDRLKLLHEDQSP
- the prfC gene encoding peptide chain release factor 3, with the translated sequence MTTEIEKELETSESVLEKRRNFAIISHPDAGKTTLTEKLLLYGGAIHQAGAVKARRDQRKATSDWMEMEKQRGISITSTVLQFDYRDFQINLLDTPGHQDFSEDTYRTLAAADNAVMLIDAAKGLEPQTRKLFEVCKLRQLPIFTFVNKMDRPGREPLDLLDEIERELGLQTYPVNWPIGIGDRFRGVFERATQTIHLFERRSHGSQEAQETVIELGDPKIEDYLEKDLYYQLKEDIELLSELGADLDLPAVHAGEMTPIFFGSAMTNFGVKLFLESFLDYGLPPRGRNSSLGVLDPTYPDFTGFVFKLQANMDPKHRDRVAFVRVCTGKFEKDMVVNHARTGKTIRLSRPQKLFAQDRAVIEEAYPGDVIGLNNPGVFAIGDTIYMGKKLEYEGIPCFSPELFAYLRNPNPSKFKQFQKGVSELQEEGAVQILSSIDEFKRDPILAAVGQLQFEVVQFRLLSEYGVETTLEPLAYSLARWVAGGWAALEKAGKLFNTLTVKDYWGRPVLLFKNEWNLQQVKEDHPSLQLNSIAPVGSGVEPQS
- a CDS encoding restriction endonuclease, which produces MSIVKHEFTNTIVQIIDNYFPNQGNSILNSRELLQYLNIKTRAANRGSKSRAGLANHYAIYVLVEDYINNEFHLKDGYDEYQGAQYITLFRRQRQLPFGNKLQNHALNHRLNEEFKKYFPTLSYLPIIRDIKTNRYWINENLIKVSLEGNQVNIAPIIIDIIDAYVQTRQKAFNQFISYCQQMIDIQQQDPQRAIEFIRSLLRPNIDARVFEIVSYAILKEYYGEQKIYWGWSPDRLNSEYLLFYKTGRTNANDGGIDFVMKPLGRFFQVTETIDADKYFLDIDKVQKYPITFVVKTEQTCEEILEKVAEQAKIRYKIRAIVERYLESVEEVINIPELINRFDRVLAQGKGGAVITEMVLQSRIEFNLESEP